The genomic segment ctgtctttgtataatttttaCTTCATATCTATCAGCAATCCTGTTTTTGCGTTTCCTGCCATCCATTGTTCGGATTTTCCTTTAGGCAACCTCTCGGATTCTTTTCCCCCGAAACCCCCGGcccggatatcaaatggtctaccCCTATTTCTTTTCGTTTCCTAGGACCTCGAGTTGCTATCGATGTGAttgaaaaatacttattttgcAAGGCTGTAGTCATTTCACAGCTTGCACGCAGCATTTTCCTGACTGTAATACATACCTTGTCGTGTGCTCCCTACCAAATATGTGGTTGCCAGGTTTGTGCAGTACATGTCAGGCGTTGTTGGAATGTGGTCTCCAGGAGTGTAATTTACAGTGATTTCAGGAATCTTGGATATTTCACAATAGTCCAGGATATCTTCGGCCCTACCAGAAGCAGCAGTATCGACAAAACCCCACATTCCATGCAGTCCATTTGGAGTGCGTTCACCTATGTTCTCTCCAGAACCAAGTTTCAGTAAACCCTGAACCAAATCTTCATCATCGAATAATTGTCTGCATACAAATGCCATACCGCAATCCAACCTTCCATTGACTTCAAGCAACTTGCATTCTCCATTAGGAAGCACGAAAAATTCGATATCAAGAAACTGGTCGTTGAACCCTTTTTGGATAAGCTTTTTCACGATACTGTCTGCAAGCATTCTTACTCGCGTTTCTTCTTCCAGTGTTACATTTGAAGGTGCAAACCCTCCTAGGAAGGTGCGTGCGCCCTCCCTGGCTGGTTTTTCATCGAAATACCAGTCATGAATCCCGAAATGTTTGATATTACCATCTTGTACACACAAGCATGCCGTTGCAATCATTTTAGGGTCAATGTATTCTTGCAGTAAAGCACACCTTGAAACACTATACGGATAGGTTTCTACATCGATCcattttttggtaaaattttcagaaatgtatTGAGTCTCATGACAGTTTTGAAGATTTACTATCGCTTCACGGAGGTCTTCTAATCCTGTAACCTTTTGAACTCCAAATGAAGTATGCCCAGTCATCGGTTTAATGCAACAAACTCCCCCTACATGTTGTAGAAACTTATTTGCCTTTTCAAGTATTGTTTCTAAATCATCATCCAACTCGAGTACTGTGGACCTTGGTGACTGAACAtcgttttcaaaatgttttgctcCATAATACTTATGGACAGTGAGGAACACCGACTCGACCGAGGGACCTCTGATGTGAGGAAATGTCTCTGCCAGAGCAGCATGTACAACCGAGCCTACATCATAGCCGCTCACCACCAGATCAACACTTTGCTCATTTACAATTTCAATACACTCTTCTGTGTACTGATTCAAGTCGAAAGCTTTGGATGAGTTCCATCGCGCAAAAATGAAAGAGTACTTCTCTTTGAAATCTTCAGGAAGGTCGTGTATGATAGATAATGTTTTGTCTTCATAAGCAGTCGGGCACAGGATCATTGCTCTCTGTGTAGACTGTGTACATCAAAAGAAGGtagaaaaatgtttataaataattttcaGTGCGGGTTTTAGGGATTACATGAAACAATAAAGCTCATCATTGTCATTTACTATCAGTGaaaataatcttaaaagtgCAGATAGGGGAAATCATAACTGTGGGGAGGAGAAATTGGAAG from the Ptychodera flava strain L36383 chromosome 2, AS_Pfla_20210202, whole genome shotgun sequence genome contains:
- the LOC139121026 gene encoding uncharacterized protein codes for the protein MAHNKAIKSTQRAMILCPTAYEDKTLSIIHDLPEDFKEKYSFIFARWNSSKAFDLNQYTEECIEIVNEQSVDLVVSGYDVGSVVHAALAETFPHIRGPSVESVFLTVHKYYGAKHFENDVQSPRSTVLELDDDLETILEKANKFLQHVGGVCCIKPMTGHTSFGVQKVTGLEDLREAIVNLQNCHETQYISENFTKKWIDVETYPYSVSRCALLQEYIDPKMIATACLCVQDGNIKHFGIHDWYFDEKPAREGARTFLGGFAPSNVTLEEETRVRMLADSIVKKLIQKGFNDQFLDIEFFVLPNGECKLLEVNGRLDCGMAFVCRQLFDDEDLVQGLLKLGSGENIGERTPNGLHGMWGFVDTAASGRAEDILDYCEISKIPEITVNYTPGDHIPTTPDMYCTNLATTYLVGSTRQELIRKHYDICRRILKKPELSPWGH